The proteins below come from a single Catenulispora sp. MAP5-51 genomic window:
- a CDS encoding IS256 family transposase yields the protein MARLLPPQALDALIAGAQATGTPLDGPDGLLGQMTKAVIERALQTEMTHHLGYEHGDNDGAGSGNSRNGSYGKTVLTTAGPVRIAVPRDRNGEFAPQIVPKRSRRLGAVDEMILSLYARGMSTRDIRDHLAEVYGADVSPALISNITDVVVDEITTWQNRPLEAVYPIVYIDALVVKIRDGGVVTNKAAHLVIGVDVEGVKNVLGIWIEANEGAKFWLTVLTALKNRGMRDALIVCCDGLRGLPEAINAVWPKATVQTCVTHLIRNSMKFVAYSERKHIARALRPIYTAIDENAALHALDELRAEHGKRYPGLVAAWERAWEAFIPFLSFDTEIRRVIYTTNAIESMNFQLRKTLKTRGHFPSDEAAIKLLYLGIRRIEGRHIDGDGPLPAGTIRGTGTMGWNRALNHFAIVFGDRLPI from the coding sequence CTGGCCCGGTTGCTACCGCCACAGGCCCTTGATGCGTTGATCGCCGGCGCGCAGGCGACCGGGACCCCCCTGGACGGCCCGGACGGCCTGCTGGGGCAGATGACCAAGGCGGTGATCGAACGGGCCCTGCAAACCGAGATGACCCACCACCTGGGCTATGAACACGGCGACAACGACGGGGCCGGGTCGGGTAACTCCCGAAACGGCTCCTACGGCAAGACGGTGCTGACCACGGCCGGGCCGGTGCGGATCGCCGTCCCACGGGACCGCAACGGCGAGTTCGCCCCGCAGATCGTGCCCAAGCGTTCCCGACGCCTGGGCGCGGTCGATGAGATGATTCTGTCGCTGTATGCCCGGGGCATGTCGACCCGCGACATCCGCGATCACCTGGCCGAGGTCTACGGCGCCGATGTGTCCCCGGCGCTGATCTCGAACATCACCGACGTGGTCGTCGATGAGATCACCACCTGGCAGAACCGGCCGCTGGAGGCGGTCTATCCGATCGTCTACATCGACGCGCTGGTGGTGAAGATACGCGACGGTGGGGTCGTCACGAACAAGGCGGCCCACCTGGTGATCGGCGTCGATGTCGAGGGTGTCAAAAACGTACTGGGCATCTGGATCGAGGCCAACGAGGGTGCGAAATTCTGGCTGACCGTGCTGACCGCTTTGAAGAACCGCGGTATGCGGGACGCGTTGATCGTGTGCTGCGACGGACTGCGCGGCCTGCCGGAGGCGATCAACGCCGTCTGGCCCAAGGCGACCGTGCAGACCTGCGTCACCCACCTGATCCGCAACTCGATGAAATTCGTGGCCTACAGCGAGCGCAAACACATCGCCCGCGCGCTGCGGCCGATCTACACCGCGATCGATGAGAACGCCGCGCTGCACGCCCTGGACGAACTGCGCGCCGAGCATGGCAAACGCTACCCCGGACTGGTCGCAGCCTGGGAAAGGGCTTGGGAGGCGTTCATCCCGTTTCTGTCCTTCGATACCGAGATCCGCCGGGTCATCTACACCACCAACGCGATCGAGTCGATGAACTTCCAACTCCGCAAGACCCTGAAGACCCGCGGGCACTTCCCCAGCGACGAGGCCGCCATCAAGCTGCTCTACCTCGGCATCCGCCGGATCGAAGGCCGTCACATCGACGGCGACGGCCCACTGCCAGCCGGCACCATCCGCGGCACCGGGACCATGGGCTGGAACCGCGCCCTCAACCACTTCGCGATCGTGTTCGGCGACCGACTCCCCATCTGA
- a CDS encoding serine/threonine-protein kinase has protein sequence MEPLRAGDPRTVGPYVLIARLGAGGMGQVFLGRTRGGRTVAVKVVKAELAQDREFRRRFRQEVAAARLVSGRFTAAVVDADPEAATPWLATAYVSGLTLRAVVGAGSLLPETSLRVLAYGLARALAEIHAAGVVHRDMKPSNVMLAVDGPHVIDFGISRVIAAADLTRTDVGTIIGSPGFMSPEQTQGWELTGATDVFSLGTVLAYAATGRNPFGGGPEHALLYRIAHGEPDLSGVPDSLAPLIAVCLAKEPARRPSTAQIIGRMADSVPEGAWLPADLTAAIAQSAAEILDYEGIAVFPQPDNDPLITPGPAPDPTLVLNAGATRPTARLEPVGERTAERIGVGEPPHGARNGAGGAGLVAGLLSVAVIAALATALVLVLRNGNHNPGTPPAASVGTSTSQSPLTRSVETTTTSQTPTTTPTPTTSSPPMPTTPVPTSAPTSVPSTTASTSASTTQSTSAPSSPSSTTSSSAAPSSSPSTTHSSPAATTAASSSHS, from the coding sequence GTGGAACCGCTGAGGGCAGGGGATCCGCGCACTGTGGGTCCTTATGTGCTGATCGCGCGGCTGGGCGCCGGGGGCATGGGGCAGGTGTTCCTGGGACGGACGCGCGGCGGGCGGACTGTCGCGGTGAAGGTGGTCAAGGCCGAGTTGGCTCAGGACCGGGAGTTCCGGCGGCGGTTCCGGCAGGAGGTCGCGGCGGCGCGGCTGGTGTCGGGGCGGTTCACCGCCGCGGTCGTGGACGCTGATCCGGAGGCGGCGACGCCGTGGCTGGCGACCGCCTATGTGTCCGGGTTGACGCTGCGGGCGGTGGTGGGTGCCGGTTCGCTGCTGCCGGAGACCTCGCTGCGGGTGCTGGCCTACGGGCTGGCGCGGGCGCTGGCCGAGATCCATGCCGCGGGTGTGGTGCACCGGGACATGAAGCCGTCGAACGTGATGCTGGCCGTGGACGGTCCGCACGTCATCGACTTCGGCATCTCCCGGGTCATCGCGGCGGCGGATCTGACGCGGACGGACGTCGGCACCATCATCGGCTCGCCGGGGTTCATGTCGCCGGAGCAGACGCAGGGGTGGGAGCTCACCGGCGCCACCGACGTCTTCTCCCTCGGTACGGTCCTGGCCTACGCCGCCACCGGTCGCAATCCGTTCGGCGGCGGGCCGGAGCACGCCCTCCTCTACCGCATCGCGCACGGCGAGCCGGACCTGTCCGGCGTGCCGGACTCGCTGGCGCCGCTGATCGCCGTGTGCCTGGCCAAGGAGCCGGCGCGGCGGCCCAGCACCGCGCAGATCATCGGGCGGATGGCCGACAGTGTGCCGGAGGGCGCCTGGCTGCCCGCCGACCTGACGGCGGCCATAGCGCAAAGCGCCGCCGAGATCCTGGACTACGAAGGCATCGCGGTCTTCCCGCAACCGGACAACGATCCGCTCATCACACCCGGCCCGGCGCCCGATCCGACGCTGGTGCTCAACGCGGGGGCGACCCGGCCCACGGCACGCTTGGAGCCGGTCGGCGAGCGGACCGCGGAGCGCATCGGGGTCGGCGAGCCGCCGCACGGGGCGCGCAACGGGGCCGGCGGTGCCGGGCTGGTCGCCGGGCTGCTGTCGGTCGCGGTCATCGCGGCTCTGGCGACGGCGCTGGTGTTGGTGCTGCGCAACGGAAACCACAACCCGGGCACGCCGCCGGCGGCCTCGGTCGGGACCAGCACCAGCCAGTCGCCGCTGACCCGCTCGGTCGAGACCACCACGACGTCGCAGACCCCGACGACCACCCCGACGCCGACGACCAGCTCCCCGCCGATGCCGACGACGCCGGTCCCGACCTCGGCCCCGACCAGCGTCCCGAGCACGACCGCGAGCACCAGCGCCTCGACGACGCAGAGCACGTCCGCGCCGAGCTCGCCGAGCAGCACCACCAGCTCGTCCGCGGCGCCGTCGTCGAGCCCTTCGACGACGCACAGCTCGCCGGCGGCTACTACGGCGGCTAGTTCAAGCCACAGCTGA